CTCCTGGACCTCGGCAGCATACATCCCGCCTGTCTGCAGGCAGATTGCCGCCGCTTCTTCCCATTCTGCTCTCCAGCGCCCCTGCCGGAATTCAGAGCCGGGCTCAATCCAATCACCTTCATAATTCAGCACACACCAGTTCCAGGTCTTCGCGAAGGAGGGGACTCCCTGTCCCTGCCATTCCCTGAAACTCTCGGCAATCAAGCTGGCAGCGTAGGGGAAATCGTGAGACACGATATCCGTCTCCTTCAGCCAGGCGGCGGGATCTTCATACTCTCCGCCCGATTGCCTCATGTCCTGTAACAGCATACGGCCGTCCCGATCCTTATGGCCGTATGCCTCCTGCTCTGACATAAAGAGGACCTCCTTTGCATCTTCAATCAGGCCAGACCGGAGCAGCCTCCTGATTCTATTGTAGAGACATTACCAATTCAGCGTAATTATAGTCAGGATATTTTGAAATCACAGTTTTCCGATAACATCCAATTAGTTATATTTTACTCCCTTTCTTGAGGTATTGCATTATATTTTCCGCAAAACCGGGATTTTTTTTAGGACCAAAGAACTAACGACAAAGATAGACAAAAACTCTTTTAAGTTGCGCTTGACTTTGCCTGTCATTTTCATATAATATTTATTGTTGAACAAGACTGTAACAAGTCTTATTGGGCGTAACGTTGTGTCACCCTCTACGCATTTCGTTACTGTCAGGGCAGCGGCTGAACTTCCCTCGGCAGTGTGAAACCATTTAACGCTTTCACGGATACGAATTGCGGCGCAAATAGGCCCTACAATACATTTTTTCATTAAAAGGAGTCTACTATAATATGGCACGTTACACCGGACCTAAATTCAAACTCAGCCGCCGTCTGGGCATTTCCCTTAGCGGTACAGGCAAAGACCTGAAACGCCCTTTCCCACCAGGACAGCACGGCGCTAACCAACGCAGAAAAGTAAGTAACTACGGAATGCAGCTTTTGGAAAAACAAAAACTGCGCCACATGTACGGCCTGGGCGAAAAGCAGTTTAAAACTCTTTTCACTAAGGCACAAAAGCTTCAGGGTATTGCGGGCGAAAACTTCATGTTCCTGCTCGAAAGCCGCCTGGACAACCTGGTTTACCGTCTTGGATTCGCTAACTCCCGTGCAGGCGCACGCCAGTTGGTATCCCATGGCCACGTAACCGTTAACGGCAAAAAAGTCGACATCGCTTCTTTCCGTGTAAGCATTGGCGACGTTATCGGACTCCGCGAAAGAAGCCGCGCTATGACTTCGATCAAAGAAGCTCTCGAGAACCGCAACCATCTTCCGGCTTACCTGGAATATGCTGACGGATCGTTCGAAGGCAAATACATCCGTTTGCCTGAACGTGCTGAGCTGTCCCAGGATATTGATGAGAAGCAAATCGTCGAGTTCTATAACCGTTAAGATTCGCTTACAGCGGAATCTGATCAAAGCTCCCGGATTTCTATCCGGGAGCTTTTTTTATGATAAGAAGCTGAAGTCCCCACTTTGTGGGGATCTTAAAAATCCTCTCCGGCAGAAGCGCATTCAAAATCGCCAAATTGTGCTATAATAGTTCCGTTAAAAGGAGGATTATCGTCGATGGTTGAGGAGAAGAAAAAGAAGACCGCAAAACAGCGTCCACCGCGCAGATCCTGGCTCCGCAGGTTCGGTTCAGTTGTGAAGTGGATGTTCATACTCGGTATACTCGGCTGCCTGTTCGCCGGCGGCGCTGTAGCCGGCTACGTCACTTCAATAGTGAAGGACGATCCGGTCCGGCCCGAAGAACTAATCCAGCAGCAGGTTGGGCTGAACGCCATTACCGGCTTTGCCTATTTCAGTGACGGACAGCCGATCGGCCAGCTCCGCACAGAAGAAGACCGCAGACTTATTGAATTCAACGATATTCCGCAGCTTGTGATTGATGCCGTTCTCGCTATAGAGGACAATAATTTCTACAATCATAAAGGGGTGGATTTCAGCGGCACCCTGCGGGCCGTCAAGCAAAAGGTACTGAACGAATCCGTTCAGACCGGGGGCAGTACCCTGACCCAGCAGCTTGCACGGCGCGTGTTCCTGAACCTGGACCGCACAGAAGACCGCAAGGTGAAGGAAATCCTGCTGTCCCTGCGGCTGGAACGCTTCTTGTCCAAACAGGAGATTTTAACGGCTTATTTAAATAAGGTTCCTTTCGGGAACGGTTCCAACGGCTATAATGTATTCGGTATCAAAGCTGCCGCCAAAGGCATCTTCGGCCTGGATGATCTGGAGAAGCTGAACGTGGCCCAGGCGGCGTATCTCGCCGGCTTGCCGCAGCTCCCCTCCAAGTATTCCGCGTTCAACGGCGTAGGCGAATTCAACGAGACGGCCTTCGGCCGGGCGATGGACCGCCAGAAGCTGGTCCTACGGCGGATGCTGGAGGAGAACAAAATCACCACTTCCCAGTACGACGAGGCGCTGCTCTTTGACATCAAGAGCTCTCTTGCACCGCATACCAAGAAGGCCTATGCCACCTTCCCTTATCTCATGATGGAGACCGAACGCAAAGCGTCCGAGATCCTGCTGAAGCTGAACCAGGGTACGGCAGACAAGGCGGCCGCTGCGGCCGATTCCGCCCAGCTTCTGGAGGAAGCCCGCCAGCAGCTGATGACCGGCGGTTACCGGGTGTACACCACCATAGACAAGAAAGTGTACAGCGCGATGCACAGCATCTCGGATGACAGCAGTAATTTCACCAAGGACAGCAAGGCCAGAGGCAAAGAACAGACGGCCGGTATGATGATCAACAATAAGACGGGCGCGATTCTCGGCATGATTGAAGGGCGCGATTTCAACATCGAGCAGATGAACTACGCTACCCAGATGGTCCGCCAGCCCGGCTCCACCATGAAGCCGATTGCAGCGTACCTGCCTGCCCTGGATGCAGGGCTCATTCAGCCTGCCGGCATTCTGGATGATGCGCCGATTGTCATGAAGGACGGAGGCAAAGGCTACCACATTCCCAAGAATGCCAACAACCGTTATCAGGGTCTGGTTACCGCCCGATATGCCCTGAACAAATCCCTGAACCTTCCGGCCTTGAAGCTGTTCAATGACAAGGTGGGCATTGAGAAGGCCTGGGCCTTCTCCAAGAAGCTGGGGATTACCACCATCCAAGACAATGACTATAGCGCTCAGACCGGGGTTATCGGGGGTCTGAAGTACGGGGTATCCGTGGAAGAGCTGACCAATGCTTACTCCTCCATCGGTAACGGCGGTGCCTTCAATGATGCTTATATGATCGAGAAGATCGTAGACAGTCAGGGTAAAATCGTCTACCAGCATAAAGTTAACCCGGAGCAGGTCTTCTCCAAGCAGACCGCTTATCTGATGACGGATATGCTGCGCACCGTAATTACTGACGGAACAGCAACTACAGTGAAGAGGAACTACAAGCATTTCAAGGAAGTTCCGATTGTCGGCAAAACCGGTTCCACCCAGAACTATGGGGATGTCTGGTTCATGGGCTATTCCCCGGATGTCACCCTTGGAATTTGGGTGGGCTACAAAGAGCAGGTCAATACCCTTCAGGGGGATACCCAGAAGCGCCAGGCGCAGACTCTGTGGACCAAGGTAATGAATACAGTGATTGATAAACGTCCCGAGCTGTTCACCACGAAGGAATTCGCCCAGCCGGAGGGCATCGTCAAGGCGACAGTCTCGGCATACAGCGGCAAGAAGCCTTCCAAGCTGACGGACAGATTCACAACGGACCTGTTCAACGCGAAGTTTGTTCCCAAGGAGAGCGACGACGGAATCTCCAATGCTAAATATATCACTTATAACGGGGTGAACTACATCCCTCTGGAAGGAACTCCTGAGGATTTCCTGAAGGAGAAGATCGTAGTCAAGCGCGAGAAGCCGATTCAGGAGCTGGTCAAAGAGCTGCTGGCCGCCTTCCCGGCAATGAAATCACATGAATCCCTGGCGTACTACATGCCGCAGGATGCCAAGACCGACTATCCGACCGAGGTCGATCCGCGGGTCGATGACGGAAACGGGCCAAGTGCCCCCGGTGAAGTCATGGTTTCCTACAGTACAGGCAAGGCTGTAGTTACGTTCACTCCAAGCGGTTCGCCTGATGTTGTCGGCTACCGCCTCTACCGTTCCCTGAACGGCGGGTCTTTCCAGAAGCAGGCCGTTCTCGCGGCTGGAGAGAGTACCGTCTTCAGGCCGGGGACTCCGGCAGGCGCTAATGCTACCTTCTATGTGGCTGCTGTAGACGTAGCCGGACATGAGACTGCTTCCGGCAGTGTGGCTGGCGGCATTAAGCCGACACCGGAGCCTACGCCTACTCCGGAACAGACCCCAGGCGCTGAACCGACACCGGACGCCGGAATCATTCCGGACAGTACTGAGGACCCTGGCATGATCATTATTCAGCCGCCTGCCGTTGATGATTCAACTCCTTTAGGCGGTACCAACGCAGCGGGCGGAACCAGCGGCGGGAATGCCGCCGGGAATACCGGCGGGAAGCCTGCAGGCAATGCCAGCGGCAATGCCGGAGGCAGTACCGCCACTAACGCTACAGGCAACTCCGGACGTTAAGCTAGGCAGACGGACTTCAGTTTAAGCTTCAAAAGCCCGTTCCCCGGAATAAGGGGAACGGGCTTTTTTTAAATATAAGAATGTATATGTTTCACACTGTACATTATCCTTCTATTTCTCGCCGAAACGGTACCGTCCTTTAATAGGACGCCAAAGACGTTTCCACTTGTAATTCTGCCTAGTCTTCAATGGTAGATAAATCGCCTGCCGGCAGATGCAGCTCCCAGGCCTTCAGTACACGGCGCATAATTTTACCGGAACGGGTCTTGGGCAGCTTATCCTTGAACTCGATTTCACGCGGTGCTGCATGGGCAGACAGGCCTGCTTTGACAAATGCCGCAATCTCTTCCTTCAGTTCAGCGGTTGGACTGTATCCATCCCGCAGCGAGATGAAAGCCTTGATAATCTCTCCGCGCATGACATCCGGCTTGCCGATTACTCCCGCCTCTGCCACAGCCGGATGCTCCACCAGCTTGCTCTCGACCTCGAAGGGCCCGATCCGCTCCCCGGAGGAATTGATCACATCATCAATCCGGCCCTGGAACCAGAAATAGCCGTCTGCATCCATGTAAGCCGAATCCCCCGAGATATACCATCCGGGAATCCGGAAGTATTCCTCGTACTTAGCCTGGTTATTCCACACCTTGGCCATCATGGAAGGCCAGGGGGTGCGGATGGCCAGATTGCCCATGGAATACGGCGGCAGTACGTTGCCACGGTCATCAAGGATAGCTGCTTCAATCCCCGGCAGCGGCCGGCCCATGGAGCCAGGCTTGATGTCCATTCCGGGATAGTTGCAGATGAGCTGCGCTCCCGTCTCGGTCATCCACCACGTATCATGAATCCGCTGCTGATAGATTTTGTCGCCCCACCGCACAACCTCCGGGTTCAGCGGCTCGCCTACAGACAGTACATGACGCAGACTGCTTAGATCGATCCCCTCCAGAGTCTCCTTGCCAGCTCCCATCAGCATGCGGAACGCCGTAGGCGCACTATACCATACGCTCACCCCGAAGCGCTCAATCGTCTTATACCAATCCAGCGGACTGAATCGGCCTCCCCGGACTACATTGGCTACTCCATTCAGCCAAGGGGCAAATATCCCATAAGAGGTTCCGGTCACCCAACCCGGATCGGCCGTGCACCAGTATACATCGTCCGGCCGCAGATCCAGAACTACCTTGCCTGTATAATAGTGCTGGATCATGGCTCTCTGCACATGGTAGATGCCTTTGGGCTTTCCTGTTGAACCGGAGGTATAATGCATAATCAGACCATCCTCCAGGCTAAGCCATTCCGGTTCCAGCTCGGCAGACGCTTCAGCCATTTCCGCTTCATAGTTCAGCAGCCCTGAATCTTCAGCAGCAGAAGCTCCTACCACAAAGATATGGCGCAGTCCAGGAAGCTGCTCCCGCTTCACCCGTTGCAGCAGCTCAGGTGTGGTTACTAGCGCCACCGCTCCGCTATCCTCCAGACGGTCCTTGACCGCCGTCTCCATGAACGCCTCGAACAGCGGGCCTGCCACTGCTCCCGTCTTCAGAATGCCGAGCAGGCTAAAATACAGCTCCGGGGTACGCGGCATGAAGATGAACACCCTGTCTCCTTTGCCGATTCCGTATTTGCGCAGTACATTACCGAACTTATTCGACCGTTCCCGTAAGTCGGCGAAGGTGTACCGCTCCTCACGCACCGCATCGCTGTAGATCAGTGCTGTAGCAGCCCCCCGCCCCTCCTCGACATGACGGTCTATCGCTTCATGTGCCATATTCACCTTGCCGGTCCCATGCCAGGAGAAGCTGCGCTCGACATCCTCCCACCGGAATTCCTCAACTGCCCGGGAATAATCCTCCATATTCGAATGCTGCACCCGGCCCGGTAAAATTTCGCCTTGAACTTGCCCCATTACTCTTGCCTCCCCTACTGGTTTGCTTTAAGCTTTAAGGGTACCCTCTAATTCTATTAATTCCGTCAATGCTCTAAATGTGAATATTCCGTGTCGGAATCAGTATATCACAGGAAGCGGTTACATTCCATATTATAGTGAACTGGAAGGGAGCCCAAGCATGGAGCACCATAAAATCCCTGTATCCCATACCATAGAGCATCAAGGCCGGCTGATTTCTGTCCGTGGACCCTTAACTCCCGAAACGCTTCAGACCTTAAGCATGCACCGCGATCTGGACGCCTTCCGTAAGCCGCAGGAGCAGTTTGAAGCCTTGATCGAGATATCCGGCTTACCTGAAGGGCGTATCGTGGCAGCAGTGGTCTCAGACGTTATCGTGGGCTATGTTACTTTTCATTACCCGGATGAACTGGAGTTATGGTCGCAGGGCGGGATGGAGGATCTGATTGAACTGGGAGCCATCGAAGTAGCTGACGAGTATCGCGGAAGCGGCCTTGCGAAGCTGCTGGTTTCAAGCGCTTTTGAAGAGGGACAGCTGGAGAACTGCATTGTATTCACTACCGAATATTATTGGCACTGGGACCTCAAGGGGAGCGGCCTTAGTGTATGGGAGTACCGCCAGATGATGGAGAAGCTGATGAAGACGGTAGATATGGTGTGGTATGCCACCGATGACCCGGAGATCTGCTCGCATCCGGCCAATTGCCTTATGGTGCGTATGGGCCGGGATGTGCCGCTGTCCTCCCGCGAGACCTTCGACCGGGTGCGCTTCAGACAGCGGTTTATGTATTAATTCAGGCGGCCTGCCTGCAGGTTACATAACCTTAAGCATATGCTCCAGAATGGCATGCGAATGCTGCGAGGCCGTTACGGTGAACTCACTGTAATTCATATGGGCTGAGCCGTCTGCTTTGTCTGACATGGAACGTACGATTACAAAAGGGACCCCGTTCATATAGCAGACCTGGGCGACCGCCGCGCCCTCCATCTCTGCGCAGGCCCCGCCCAGCTGCTCACGCAGCTTAGCTACGGACGCCCTGCTGGCAATGAATTGATCCCCGGACAGCACGATGCCTGTTACAGACTTCTGCCCCAGCTCTTGACAGGCCTCTTCTGCTAACTTCACCAGTAGCGGATCTGCCTGGAAGACAGAGATCTCCTGATACGGAATCACCCCTCTGGCATAGCCAAGCGCTGTAACATCCATATCATGCTGAATGCAGGAGGATGAAATAACAATATCCCCGATGTTCAGCTCAGGATGCAGCGCTCCTGCTACTCCTGTGAACAGCACCTGCTCAACGTCGAAGCTGTCCAGCAGAATCTGGGTAGTTACGGCGGCGTTCACCTTCCCTACCCCTGATTTGCAGACCACGGCTGCCTTCCCGAACACTGTCCCTGCATAAAAGGTAATTCCGGCCTTCACTGTGGTCTGCCGATTCTCCATCTTTTCCAGCAGCAGCTTGATTTCTTCATCCATTGCACCAATCAGACCCAGAACACCGCTCATTTCATATCCCCCTTGAACTTTATGCCCGCAAACATAAAAAGCTCCCGAAGGAGCTTCTTATGAAACCTATATTCACGAGCTAAACATACTAATTTTATTTGTTGACATGGTTGACAGATAGACGAAGAATGGTCTCATGCGGCAAAATAACCCGCGGATTCTCAACCGTCTCCTTCTTCATCAGCTTCGTCAGCAGTCTCATCGCTACAGCACCGAGATCATACATGGGCTGTGCTACAGTAGTGAGGAGCGGACGAACCATCGAAGCCATCCGGATGTTGTCTACACTGATAATCGAGAAGTCATCCGGCACCTTGAGGCCTTCATCCTGGATGCTGTGAATGGCGCCAATCGCCATCTCATCAGTAGCGGCAAAGATAGCCGTCGGCTTCTTCTTCAGACCCAGGAAGTACTTCATAGCTTCGACACCGGATTCGTAACGATAGTTACCGATGCGTACCAGATCCTCCTGATACTCGATACCTGCCGCCTCCAGCGCCTTCTTGTAGCCGTGGAACCGGGCATACCCGTTCGCAGGGTCCTGCAGTGTGCCGCTGATCATGGCGATCTCACGGTGTCCATGGCGGATCAGCGTATTCACTGCATCAAATGCAGCCGTCTCGTGGTCGATATCCACGGATGGATACGTCCCCTTCTCATCGCGGGTCGCACAGAGCACGATAGGCACAGCAGAGGTCTGGAACGCCTGAATATGCTCTTCCGTAACGGTTCCGCCCATGAACAGCAGCCCGTCCACCTGCTTCTCAAGCAGTGTGTTAATGACACGAATCTCTTTCTCTTTGCGCTTGTCAGCGTTGCAGAGAATAATGTTGTAATGATACATATTGGCAATATCTTCAATCCCGCGTGCAATTTCCGCAAAAATCGAGTTTGAGATATCAGGGATAACAACCCCTACGGTTGTCGTTTTCTTGCTGGCGAGACCTCTCGCCACAGCATTCGGACGATAGCCCAAACGCTCAATCGCTTCAAAAACCTTCTTCCGGGTCTGCGGTTTCACGTTGGGGTTATTATTCACAACCCGTGATACCGTAGCCATAGATACGCCTGCTTCTCGAGCTACATCGTAAATGGTTACCGTCAAATTACTCTCTCCATTGCGATAAATTTTATCGTTCGACTAATTAAAATTATGATACGACACTTTGTACAATTGTGCAATGATAACGCTTCATTTTCCTTTCAAAATTTCTTTCAAAGGTTGAAACGCCAGTTCTGGCGCGGCTTTAACGCCTTCCGCCAATTCCTGATTCTCCAATAGCTTCCAGTTGAAAGCCCTTAAAATTTCAATAATTCCGTATGCTTTCTCTATCGTATCAAAAAGCGCGTGAAAAATCCAACATTCGCTGAAAGTTTTTCATTGTTTTTGCAGACTTTTTTTCAAAATGTCAAAAAATGCTCTTTATTTGGCACTTTCTGCCGATTGGGCAGTCAACTGGGAGAGCCGCAGACCGATCTCTTCCATCCACTTCTTGTCGGACAGATCCGCCGCCGTGCGGTATACATCCAGCAGCAGATCAATCCGGCTCTGCATAGCCTTGCGGATAGCCTCCTCCAGTTCCGGCAAGCCGCCGGCAAACAAGCCCGCAGAAAGCGTATCCTTCAGCACACTGGCCCACTCATTGCGGTCCGCAAAGGACAGATGCAGCTTGCCCGCAGGGCGCTCTCCAAGCTCCCGGATCAGCAGACCCAGGTCACGCTTAATCGCCGTCAAGGGCTCATAGCGGGCGCATTGCCCGCAGGTATATACAGGGACATGAGTAATTTTGATCTTCGCACTATAAATTAGCGTATGCATATGTATGGTCATGACCCCGCCGCAGCCGCAAGACTTCTTCATTAATTGTTCCTTATACATCTCCCACACCTCAGAATGATCTTTTAAAAACGCATAGTATTGGCTTTTCCCTATTCTAGTATTCTACCTCATTCCCCTGAATCCCTGCTAGTTAGCATATCATGTTTTAATTGGTAATAGTTTTAGTATTTTCCATATCGAAATGTGACTTCAACTGTCTCTTTTGATAGAATGACATAGATATCAGGAAGTTAAGCCGAAGGGAGCTGTACAGAATGAGACTATCTGGTAAAAAAGTGATTGCGCTGGTGGACGATGAATTTGAAGATCTTGAGCTGTGGTATCCCGTATACCGCGTCCGCGAGGAAGGGGCCGAGGTTCATTTGGCCGGCCTTGAGAAGGGGAAGACGTATGTCGGCAAATACGGCGTTCCGGCCACTGCTGAATACAGCTGGGACGAGCTGAAGGCAGCCGACTATGACGGCATCCTTGTTCCCGGAGGCTGGGCTCCCGACAAAATCCGCCGGTACAGCGCAGTGCTGAAGCTGGTGCAGGATTTCAATACTGCGAAGAAGCCGATTGGCCAGATCTGCCATGCCGGCTGGGTCTTAATCTCCGCCAAAATTCTTGAAGGTGTAACAGTCACCTCCACACCGGGTATCCGTGATGATATGGAGAACGCCGGGGCTATCTGGAAGGATGAGCCTGTCGTTGTGGACGGCCACATCATCTCCGCACGCCGCCCGCCGGACCTGCCGCCATACGGCAAAGCGTTCTGCGATGCGCTGGCCGGTGAATAACAGGCAGCATGATATCTGATATAAACACAAGCCCTGCCCTGTCGTCTGACAGGATTCAGGGCTTTTTGCCGCTTTTAAAGGGGATTAGCGGATAGGAACGGACAGCTTCTCTTTGATCAGGGCAGGATACGCCTCAATGGTGAACGTCAGCGGCTGCGGATATTTATTACTTCCCAGACCTTTGTAATACATGTGAGGGATTGACTTCGCATTCTCCGGCTCCGTGCGCTGCGGAATATCGATATCAAACTTTTCTGCTGAATGAACTGTACCTGCTCCATCGGTAAATGTTTGCCCCAGCCTAAAGTCATTGTAGATACTGTTGTTCTTTGCCTGAGAATCATATTCCAGCACCATCGTGGAGCCCTTCTCCGTGTTATGAATGGACATTTGCAAATTCTGATCCGGAGCCTTGATAATTTGTTGCTTATCCGTATCAATTACTAATTGGGTTGCCTTCTTATCCAGCGCCAGAATTCCATTGATTTGCAGCTGGAGTGATTGTGCCAGGCGGCTGTCGTTCGCAAATATCAGTGTGCCCCCACTGTCTGTAAAGTCGGCGGCGCGTAAATCCAGATACGTATAGTCACCGCTGCCACCTGCTAAGAAACCCGGTTTGTATATGGAGAAGATCTGTTTGGAGTTCAGCGGGCCGCAGGTATAGTCCAGATAAATGCCGGAGGCGGCCAGATAGACCTCATTGATTTTAATTTTCTGACCTTCTATTTCCAGTGTTTTGTCTACATGTACGGTTTCTCCTGCCTTGGCGAGCTGCTCCCGGTCCAGCGGAAGAGCTACAGACAATTTAGAGAGAGGGCTATCTGCTGAAACTGGAGTGAACTGCTTGTACTTCCCAAGCTCCAGCTCAAACGTAATTTGATCAGGAAGAGCTCCCGCACCACTCTCCCACTGCCTTACTTCATAACCGTAGGTTATACGATTTGGGGAAATTGAGTTCCCCGGCCCCCTGCTTGTATTCAAAGGGTTTGCAGCAGCTCCAGTAAGCTGCATAAGTTCAACTCCGGCATTCTCGCCAGTCTTATTCTGCAATGAGTATAAAATGATAATCCCCTTCTGATCCGCAGCAATTCCATCTACAGTCAGGACAAATCCGTTCTGCTCCGCGGTAACACCAGTGATGCGCTGTACAAGGCCAGCCTCGATTGCCGAAGATACTGTGGAATGTCTTACTGCCAGATTATACTTTTCAAACACCCCATTGCTTGGAAGTAATACTGCCTGATCCGGAGCAGCTCCCTGTGTCTTCAACACCCCGCCTGCCCGGGGAAAAGAGAACAACAGTACTAGTCCAAGTACTGCCGCCGCTGCGGCCAGAGCATAACGCTTCCTAAGTGACATAGAGCTTCTTCTGGAACGCGTTATTCCTCTGCGGATTGCCGTATTCAGCCTCATTTCCGGGACCTCCTCGGCTTCCGCCGACAGACTGTGGTAGTACTCCTTCAGCAGCTCTTCTTCTGTCTTGACCATGCTATAGTCCCCCTTTGATTTTCATCTTGTCGCGCAATTGCTTAAGCCCCTTATTCAGCCAGGTCTTGACCGTTCCTTCCGGCTTGCCCAGCACCTCGGCAATTTCCGTCAGTGTCATATCCCGGTAGTACTTCAGGACAAGCACCTGACGGTACTTCGGCTTCACTGCTTCCAGAGCCCGCTCCATATCCAGCTTACGGTCACTGGTCATCTCCTGCAGTCCAGCGCTTGCCTGTTCCGGCACAGGAGCGGCCAGCCGCTTCCTGCGTTTCAGTTCATCCTTGCAGCAGTTGATCAGAATCCGGGTCAGCCAGGGTGCGAACCGGTCCTCATCCTTCAGACTCCCGCGCTTGACCCAGGCCCGGTATGTAGTTTCCTGAACCATTTCAAGTGCCTCCGCCTCGCTGCGCAAGTAACTGTACGCAATGCTGTAGAGTATTTTCTTCTGTTCCAGTACCCGGCTGATGAACAGCTGCTCCTGTTCATTCAAGCGGCGCACCTGCTCGCCTTCCCACGTATGTTCCATCGAGGCTTAGTATCCCCCTTCTTTTTTTGACTTCTGTATATACTGACTGTCCAGCAGTCCAAACGGTTTTGCTTTTTGGGCGAATGATGCTGTTGCACATGAATTCAGCTGCAATACAGCCATGGATGATTCGCACCCCTTTACAGCAAAAAGCCCGGTGTGTATGGCCCCTTGACCTTCACCGGACTTTATATCGATGTTCCTGTTCACCTTGTCTTTGTTCCGCCGATAACATTCGGCCGCTAGAAGGCTATGACGTCTTCTCTTTGGAGTCTCCGCCGGCACCCAGCGGAAATCCGCTCCGACCTACAAAAGCAGTAAGCTGCTCCTCTGTCTCCGAGCTGGTGCGGTTGCGGAAGCAGACCTTCGCAATCTCCCTGGCTTCAGAAGCCAGGGTGTTGAGCGTACGGTGCTTCACCTTCAGCAAGGCTTGCGGCGACATGCTCAGCACACTGATCCCCAGCTCCAGCCAGAGCGGCAGTGAGCGCTCGTCTGCGGCCATCTCGCCGCAGACACTGACATCAATGCCTGCGCTGCGTGCCGCATCCACCGTCATGCGGATCATGCGCAGCACTCCCGGATGGTACGGATGATACATATGGGCGATCTGCTCATTCATCCGGTCCACAGCCAGTACATACTGCACCAGATCATTCGTGCCGATACTGAAGAAGTCCACTTCCTCTGCCAGCAGGTCGGCAATCATCACTGCGGCCGGAACCTCAATCATTATACCTACTTTCATGTCGCGGTTATACGGTACTCCCCGGCTGTCCAGCTCGCTTTTCACCTCGTTCAGCACCGCTTTGGCCGCCTGCAGCTCTTCGACCGAAGAGATCATCGGGAACATCATCCGCACATTGCCGTAATGACTGGCCCGCAGAATGGCTGTAATCTGGGTTTTGAACATATCCTTGCGGTCCAGGCTGATCCGGATGGCCCGGTAGCCAAGAAACGGGTTCTGCTCCTCCGGCAGCTGGAAGTAATCCAGATGCTTGTCTCCCCCGATATCAAGCGTACGGATGACCACGGTCTCCTTGCCGACTTTTTCCGCGACCAGCTTATAGACTTCGAACTGCTCCTCCTCTGTCGGAAAAGAGCTGCGGTCCATGTACAGAAACTCTGTACGGAACAGCCCCACTCCCTCGGCCCCGTATTTCAGCGCCATATTCAGCTCCTTCACGGAACTGATATTGCCAGCCAGCCGCAGAGACACCCCGTCCTTCGTCACCGCTTCCACGGTTGCCAGCAGCTCCAATTGCTCCCGCT
The window above is part of the Paenibacillus sp. FSL H8-0048 genome. Proteins encoded here:
- the ptsP gene encoding phosphoenolpyruvate--protein phosphotransferase is translated as MIQGIGAAAGVAIGKAFVLPNWEWSLPDTQVNPVDLAKEFERLYEGIRTSKDEIEFIKKEFREVVGPEESSIFDAHLAILDDPVFMSEIRGIIERQYKAAEVAVKEAIDHFVAMFDLLDDEYMKERAVDIKDVGNRLLKHLLGAPEVTLPSDTQPYILVAKELSPSQLAHLNPAYVLGIATMMGGKTSHSSIMARALGIPLVAGLENKILTPIQTGDMLVLDGETGAVMIHPDESTLLDFNTRRAKQQRKREQLELLATVEAVTKDGVSLRLAGNISSVKELNMALKYGAEGVGLFRTEFLYMDRSSFPTEEEQFEVYKLVAEKVGKETVVIRTLDIGGDKHLDYFQLPEEQNPFLGYRAIRISLDRKDMFKTQITAILRASHYGNVRMMFPMISSVEELQAAKAVLNEVKSELDSRGVPYNRDMKVGIMIEVPAAVMIADLLAEEVDFFSIGTNDLVQYVLAVDRMNEQIAHMYHPYHPGVLRMIRMTVDAARSAGIDVSVCGEMAADERSLPLWLELGISVLSMSPQALLKVKHRTLNTLASEAREIAKVCFRNRTSSETEEQLTAFVGRSGFPLGAGGDSKEKTS